A window of the Podarcis raffonei isolate rPodRaf1 chromosome 4, rPodRaf1.pri, whole genome shotgun sequence genome harbors these coding sequences:
- the LOC128411829 gene encoding ranBP2-like and GRIP domain-containing protein 4 isoform X3 — MLRRSRAEVDRYVSSLQASASSPREKSMKGFFFAKLYYETKEYELAKRYISTYLSVQERDPKAHKFLGQLYEAEENIEKAVGCYKRSVELNPTQKDLVLKIAELLCSNDITDGRAKYWVDRAAKLFPGSPSVFRLKESLVDCKSETGWNQLLDLIQSELCARPDDVYVNIRLVKLYLSNKNLAAAVAHCQEAEKKIPLQSSLEWCSCVVLTLKEYLDSPQELESNKPNEQKTRSRRDLLLAYSNLVVMTLSNRGVEESRESLQSFDHALHSVKPHAAGGDELSVTFLEMKGHFYMHAGTLLLKMAQESEMQWRAVSELAALCYLLAFQVPRPKSKLIKGDQAEQEKLEMLACDRQSQSGHMLLNLSRRKQDFFKEIVESFANKSGQSALIDALFGSGSSTENSFLGTDDIRNVGVQVPEYGELARYDIGAIRAHNGSLQHLIWLGLRWKSISPLQTFRKWLKQLFHLPQETSRLETNAPESICMLDLEVFLLGVIFTCHLQLEEKFNTKYTVHQPQFLPLPVCKQLCTERQRAWWDAVYALVHKQTVSGTAAKVRLLVQHEISILRALGKHGLQPALIVHWAKSLLKTGCSLNSFYDQREYIGRSVYYWKKVLPMLETIKKKRSIPEPINPLFNHFHSEDIQVSQVGVYQEEAHIAFAILDSVDGKTDDAMQAFEAIKNVVSYWNLALIFQRKAEEIENDGLSLEEQEEYRNLLKKSRDYLIKIIDESSSDTSVTEKLPVSIETVKEMLESIIQELGINGEERSLILNNDLSQPVETEIKHSTPSPTKFSLSPSKSYKFSPKTPPRWAEDQKSLLKMICQQVESIKNEMQEMKLNNSNTTMSQRWPAESYAADTMPDGYQGTQSFHGAPLTVATTGPSVYYNPSPAYNSQYLLRTAATNVTPTKAPVYAMNRLTPQQHIYTYQQPMHTPPLQNTSACMFSQEMYGTPLHFDSPATGMLSPRGNEDYYNYSVPPTTTNPPLPEPGYFTKPSAAPPVSRSAESKVIEFGKPTFGQPVPPAEGAKPSLITSAQSTQPTTFKFNSNFKSNDGDFTFSSPQVAAQPHSTPYSNSDSLLGLLTSDKPIKEDRYTGQKPLTEYPTGQRNIFSFGGKNASGIAFTDKIVQNQPRPSGFSKGDAFSFQDPSKPVFGTPHSDVANRSHETDGGSVHGGGEEEDDGPHFEPVVPLPDKIEVKTGEEDEEEMFCNRAKLFRFDAEHKEWKERGVGNVKILRHKITGKIRLLMRREQVLKICANHYINPDMTLNPNAGSDKSFVWHALDYADESAKPEQLAIRFKTPEEAKLFKRKFEEAQNILRVSGSSDSQQASQGIVSSREATAQDAKDSGKSDSGLMSSGFNFKSGTSSVSGSYQVPVPNVSSSAKNTNAKSTFTIASSAATPASFSFAKEGLGGNATYGFGEQFMLKNDQWECNTCLVRNKITAQSCVACQTPNPANREAQAVLPPTESTVPFKPNTEGAHSTFGPIPPKKENQWECRTCLVRNETSASHCISCKNPSGTNLPVFGSQTTFKFGHAEAPKVPQSGFGAAFQKKEGQWDCSICLVRNEGSSRTCAACQAANPSSDSQTTFKFGHAEAPKVPQSGFGAAFQKKEGQWDCSICLVRNEGSSQTCAACQAANPSSDSQTTFKFGHAEAPKVPQSGFGAAFQKKEGQWDCSMCLVRNEGSSQTCAACQAANPSSNAPALPASDAQLPVFGFKSKLSEPTGGPQGTGFKCDITEKGFKFGLSTDQGKSSSFTFQVPASSETKPMKGGFNFSMPVPPGEFKFGIQEPSKDVANDQQNKEGGTDEKEEVSEEETAMKSHDRSSKQSGDLVFGQHSSTFTFADLAKTTAGEGFQFGRKDPNFKGFTGAGEKLFSSQAAKSSFKGNTSADLEKEDESYKTEDNDDIHFDPVVQMPEKVELVTGEEDDTVLYSQRVKLFRFDAETSQWKERGVGNLKILKNEVNGKPRIIMRREQVFKVCANHWITTTMNLKPLSGSDKAWMWLANDFSDGDAKLEQLAAKFKSPEQAEEFKLKFEECQRLLLDIPLQTPHKLIDSGKTAELIQKAEEMKSGLKDLKTFLTDDKTKLADEESKTSVSATKASDLVIKPHAESTGPTLEWDNYDLRGEALDDSTDSSVYALPRASSPVRKNLFRFGESTTGFNFSFKSALSPSKSPSKQNQSRTSVGTDEESDVTQEDERDGQYFEPVVPLPDLVEITSGEENEQVVFSHRAKLYRYDKDANQWKERGIGDIKILQNYDTKQVRVVMRRDQVLKLCANHRITSDMNIQPMKGTERAWVWTACDFAEGERKVEHLAVRFKLQDVADSFKQIFEEAKHAQEKDTLITPLSSRANTPKESPCGKIAVAVLEETTRERTDLKQDEEIVTQTAETSPTAGTSETPTKAVVSPPKFVFGSESVKSIFSNEKSKPFTFGNTSATGSLFGFSFNASPKSKSDSSVCHSTKQREADGTYDACKGAEHQESDATVWKHSDGKGESQVATSKAEGLPNFSFKTLEKVEIKKEPDDTATSDDVLIVYELTPTPEQRALADSLKLPPTFFCYQNEPGYLSEDDDDDEDYETAVKKLNGKLYPDKPKKHAQLKETDTTVEGENEAECGSECFLVWEKKPTPEEKAKAETLKLPPTFLCGIGSDTDEDNNLEDFQTELRKVQERNEAQVEEVTSSTDDVCSIKKEQPAEAVSRAEEPDSTTEPIYTIQTLLAADDKPVDLSTKKESDASSTNQESKPFSFALGNIPGLSFADLASNNSGDFAFGSKADKNFKWANTGATVFGGQVATKGDNEDDGSDEEVVHSDDIHFEPIVSLPEVEVKSGEEDEEILFKERAKLYRWDRDVNQWKERGVGEIKILYHTQNKWYRILMRRDQVFKVCANHMITKMMDLKPLNTSNNAMVWTATDYADGEAKIEQLAVRFKSQELADSFKRKFEECQQSLSELQKGHVSLAAELSKESNPIVYLEVSADDEPLGHVTIELFSNIVPRTAENFRALCTGEKGFGFRNSIFHRIIPDFICQGGDITRQDGTGGQSIYGEAFEDENFEIKHTGPGLLSMANRGRDTNNSQFFITLKKAEHLDFKHVVFGFVKDGMDVVKKIESFGSPKGVVSKRISITDCGQI, encoded by the exons CGTTCAGTGGAGTTGAATCCAACACAGAAAGACCTTGTATTGAAGATTGCAGAGCTGCTGTGCAGTAATGATATTACCGATGGAAGAGCAAAATACTGGGTTGACAGAGCAGCCAAGCTTTTTCCTGGAAGCCCTTCAGTTTTTCGACTAAAG GAGAGTCTGGTGGATTGCAAGAGTGAGACTGGGTGGAACCAGCTTCTTGATTTGATCCAGTCAGAATTGTGTGCCAGACCTGATGATGTTTATGTTAACATTCGATTAGTGAAGCTGTACTTATCAAACAAAAACCTTGCAGCTGCTGTGGCACACTGTCAGGAAGCAGAGAAAAAAATACCATTGCAGTCAAGCTTGGAATGGTGTTCGTGTGTTGTACTTACACTTAAG GAATATCTTGACTCTCCacaggagttggaatccaataaACCTAACGAGCAAAAGACTAGATCCCGTCGGGATCTTTTGTTGGCTTATTCAAATCTGGTCGTAATGACACTTTCGAACAGAGGTGTAGAAGAAAGCAGAGAATCCCTTCAAAG CTTTGATCATGCACTCCATTCAGTGAAACCTCATGCAGCTGGAGGTGATGAACTTTCTGTAACTTTCCTGGAAATGAAAGGCCACTTCTACATGCATGCTGGAACTCTGCTGTTGAAAATGGCCCAGGAAAGTGAAATGCAGTGGAGAGCTGTTTCGGAATTGGCAGCTTTATGTTACCTTCTAGCTTTTCAG GTTCCTAGACCAAAGTCAAAACTAATAAAAGGCGATCAAGCTGAACAAGAGAAGTTGGAAATGTTAGCCTGTGATCGACAGAGCCAGTCTG GACATATGCTGCTAAACCTAAGCCGTAGGAAGCAGGATTTTTTCAAGGAGATTGTTGAATCATTTGCAAACAAGAGTGGACAGTCTGCCTTAATTGATGCACTATTTGGGAGTGGTTCTTCTACAGAGAATTCCTTTCTTGGCACAGATGATATCAGAAATGTTGGTGTGCAAGTACCAGAATATGGAGAACTAGCTAGATACGATATTG GTGCCATTAGAGCCCACAATGGTAGTCTCCAACACCTCATATGGCTTGGTCTGCGGTGGAAATCCATATCACCCCTGCAAACCTTTCGCAAATGGTTGAAGCAACTTTTCCACTTGCCTCAGGAAACATCCAGACTTGAGACCAATGCTCCTGAATCGATTTGCATGTTGGACCTTGAA GTATTTCTGCTTGGGGTGATATTTACCTGTCATTTGCAATTGGAAGAGAAATTTAATACCAAGTACACTGTGCACCAGCCTCAATTCTTACCACTACCAGTATGCAAGCAACTTTGCACCGAGAGGCAGAGGGCCTGGTGGGATGCTGTTTATGCTCTTGTTCACAAACAGACTGT GTCCGGGACAGCAGCAAAAGTGAGGCTTCTAGTCCAACATGAAATAAGCATCCTCAGAGCCTTAGGTAAACATGGTCTTCAGCCAGCTCTGATCGTGCACTGGGCAAAAAGTCTCCTTAAAACA GGTTGCAGTCTTAATTCTTTCTATGACCAAAGAGAGTACATTGGACGAAGTGTTTATTACTGGAAGAAAGTTTTGCCAATGCTTGAGACAATCAAGAAGAAGAGAAGTATTCCTGAACCAATTAACCCATTGTTCAATCACTTTCATAGTGAAGATATTCAG GTTTCCCAGGTTGGTGTATATCAAGAAGAGGCACACATAGCTTTTGCTATTTTGGATTCTGTGGATGGAAAAACAGACGATGCTATGCAAGCATTTGAAGCTATTAAAAATGTTGTCTCATATTGGAATCTTGCTCTA ATTTTCCAGAGGAAAGCTGAAGAGATAGAGAATGATGGTCTGTCATTAGAAGAGCAAGAAGAATACAGAAATCTTCTGAAAAAGAGTAGAGACTACCTCATAAAAATTATAGATGAAAGCAGCAGCGATACTTCAGTCACTGAAAag TTACCTGTATCCATAGAGACAGTTAAGGAGATGCTGGAAAGTATAATTCAAGAACTTGGAATCAATGGTGAAGAAAGGAGTCTTATCCTAAACAATGATTTGAGCCAACCAGTGGAGACGGAAATTAAACATTCTACCCCATCGCCCACAAAATTCTCTCTGTCTCCAAGTAAAAGCTACAAG TTCTCGCCCAAAACTCCTCCTCGCTGGGCAGAGGATCAAAAATCACTACTTAAGATGATCTGTCAGCAAGTAGAATCCATAAAG AATGAGATGCAAGAGATGAAACTTAACAATTCTAATACAACCATGTCTCAGCGGTGGCCTGCCGAAAGCTATGCAGCAGATACCATGCCAGATGGCTATCAAGGCACACAGAGCTTTCATGGAGCACCGTTAACTG TTGCTACAACAGGTCCATCTGTCTACTACAACCCATCACCAGCTTACAATTCTCAATATCTCCTACGGACAGCAGCCACGAACGTGACCCCCACAAAG GCTCCTGTCTATGCCATGAACAGGCTTACTCCTCAGCAGCACATATATACATATCAACAGCCAATGCATACTCCTCCACTGCAGAACACTTCTGCTTGCATGTTTTCACAAGAAATGTATGGTACTCCCCTGCATTTTGATTCTCCAGCAACCGGAATGTTGTCTCCTCGTGGCAATGAGGACTACTACAACTACAGCGTTCCACCAACAACTACAAATCCGCCACTTCCCGAGCCAGGCTATTTTACAAAACCTTCTGCAGCACCCCCGGTCTCCCGGTCTGCCGAGTCAAAAGTGATAGAATTTGGGAAGCCTACCTTTGGGCAGCCTGTACCACCAGCAGAGGGAGCAAAACCTTCCTTGATAACTTCTGCTCAGTCGACACAGCCAACCACTTTCAAATTTAATTCCAATTTCAAATCCAACGATGGAGATTTTACTTTTTCATCACCTCAGGTTGCAGCACAGCCACATAGTACCCCCTATAGCAACAGCGacagtcttttgggccttctgaCATCCGACAAGCCTATCAAAGAGGACCGATACACTGGACAAAAGCCGCTTACTGAATATCCCACTGGACAGCGAAACATCTTCAGTTTTGGTGGCAAGAATGCATCAGGCATTGCATTTACGGATAAAATAGTACAAAATCAACCCAGGCCCTCTGGTTTTAGTAAGGGTGATGCGTTCAGCTTTCAGGATCCTAGCAAGCCTGTATTTGGTACTCCACATTCAGATGTAGCAAACAGAAGTCACGAAACAGATGGAGGAAGTGTCCATGgtggtggtgaagaagaagatgatggccCTCATTTCGAACCTGTTGTGCCACTACCTGACAAAATTGAAGTAAAAACAGGtgaagaagatgaagaggagATGTTTTGCAATAGAGCAAAACTTTTCCGCTTTGATGCTGAACACAAAgaatggaaagagagaggtgTTGGTAATGTGAAAATTCTGAGGCATAAAATAACTGGCAAAATCAGACTACTTATGAGACGGGAGCAAGTGCTGAAAATTTGTGCAAATCACTATATAAATCCTGATATGACTCTGAACCCaaatgctggatcagacaaatcTTTTGTGTGGCATGCCTTGGACTATGCAGATGAATCGGCAAAACCTGAGCAACTTGCAATCAGGTTTAAAACTCCAGAGGAAGCGAAGCTTTTCAAGCGGAAATTTGAAGAGGCACAAAATATTTTGAGAGTATCTGGATCAAGTGATAGTCAGCAGGCTTCTCAGGGTATTGTGTCATCAAGAGAAGCTACTGCTCAAGATGCAAAAGATTCTGGTAAATCTGACTCAGGACTCATGAGCTCTGGATTTAACTTCAAGAGTGGGACGTCATCTGTCAGTGGTAGCTATCAGGTTCCTGTTCCCAATGTGAGCAGTTCAGCTAAAAACACTAATGCCAAAAGTACTTTTACAATTGCATCCAGTGCAGCTACACCTGCATCCTTCTCTTTTGCTAAAGAAGGGTTGGGAGGAAATGCTACATACGGATTTGGTGAACAGTTCATGTTAAAGAACGATCAGTGGGAATGCAACACATGCCTCGTTCGAAATAAAATAACTGCACAGAGTTGTGTAGCATGCCAGACTCCAAATCCAGCTAATCGGGAAGCGCAGGCTGTGCTTCCTCCGACAGAATCGACTGTACCTTTCAAACCCAACACTGAAGGTGCACACTCTACATTTGGACCAATTCCTCCAAAAAAGGAAAACCAGTGGGAATGCAGGACCTGTCTTGTGAGAAATGAAACCAGCGCATCGCATTGTATTAGCTGCAAGAATCCCAGCGGTACAAATTTACCAGTGTTTGGTTCCCAAACCACATTCAAATTTGGTCATGCAGAGGCTCCAAAAGTGCCCCAAAGTGGTTTTGGGGCTGCTTTTCAGAAAAAGGAGGGCCAGTGGGATTGCAGCATATGCTTAGTAAGAAATGAAGGCTCCTCACGAACTTGTGCTGCTTGTCAGGCTGCAAACCCATCTAGCGATTCCCAAACCACATTCAAATTTGGTCATGCAGAGGCTCCAAAAGTGCCCCAAAGTGGTTTTGGGGCTGCTTTTCAGAAAAAGGAGGGCCAGTGGGATTGCAGCATATGCTTAGTAAGAAATGAAGGCTCCTCACAAACTTGTGCTGCTTGTCAGGCTGCAAACCCATCTAGCGATTCCCAAACCACATTCAAATTTGGTCATGCAGAGGCTCCAAAAGTGCCCCAAAGTGGTTTTGGGGCTGCTTTTCAGAAAAAGGAGGGCCAGTGGGATTGCAGCATGTGCTTAGTAAGAAATGAAGGCTCCTCACAAACTTGTGCTGCTTGTCAGGCTGCAAACCCATCTAGCAATGCTCCAGCTTTACCAGCTAGTGATGCTCAACTGCCTGTGTTTGGCTTCAAAAGCAAGTTATCCGAACCCACCGGAGGACCACAGGGGACGGGTTTTAAATGTGACATAACAGAGAAGGGTTTTAAATTTGGCCTTTctacagatcaagggaagtcgtCTTCCTTCACATTTCAGGTTCCTGCTAGCAGTGAAACTAAGCCTATGAAAGGAGGGTTTAATTTTTCAATGCCGGTACCTCCAGGTGAATTTAAATTTGGTATACAAGAGCCTAGCAAAGATGTTGCAAACGACCAACAGAATAAAGAAGGTGGTACTGATGAAAAAGAGGAGGTGTCGGAGGAAGAAACTGCAATGAAATCTCATGATAGATCTAGCAAACAAAGCGGTGATTTGGTGTTTGGTCAACACAGCAGCACATTCACTTTTGCTGACCTTGCAAAAACAACCGCAGGTGAAGGATTTCAGTTTGGTCGGAAAGATCCAAATTTCAAGGGCTTTACAGGTGCAGGTGAAAAGCTGTTTTCTTCTCAGGCTGCTAAATCTTCATTCAAAGGAAATACTTCTGCTGATCTTGAGAAGGAAGATGAGTCATATAAAACAGAAGACAACGATGATATTCATTTTGACCCTGTTGTCCAGATGCCCGAGAAAGTCGAACTGGTGACTGGCGAAGAAGATGATACAGTGTTGTATTCCCAAAGAGTAAAACTGTTCAGGTTTGATGCAGAAACAAGCCAGTGGAAAGAACGTGGTGTGGGCAACTTGAAAATCCTTAAGAATGAAGTTAATGGCAAGCCACGAATCATCATGCGACGTGAGCAGGTATTTAAGGTTTGTGCAAACCACTGGATCACAACTACCATGAACTTGAAGCCCCTCTCTGGCTCGGACAAAGCATGGATGTGGTTAGCCAACGACTTCTCTGATGGTGATGCAAAGCTGGAGCAATTGGCAGCTAAATTCAAAAGCCCAGAGCAAGCTGAGGAATTTAAATTGAAATTCGAAGAATGTCAAAGGCTATTGCTGGATATACCACTCCAGACCCCACATAAACTAATAGATTCTGGGAAAACAGCTGAGCTGATACAAAAAGCAGAAGAAATGAAAAGTGGTTTGAAAGATCTCAAAACCTTCCTGACAGACGATAAAACTAAACTTGCAGATGAAGAGAGTAAAACCTCTGTGTCTGCTACAAAGGCCTCTGATTTGGTTATTAAGCCACACGCTGAAAGCACTGGGCCTACATTAGAGTGGGACAACTATGACTTGCGTGGGGAAGCCCTGGATGATAGTACAGACAGTTCTGTGTATGCTTTGCCTCGGGCCAGTAGCCCTGTGAGGAAAAATCTATTTAGGTTTGGAGAGTCCACCACAGGGTTTAACTTCAGCTTCAAATCTGCATTAAGTCCCTCTAAGTCTCCTTCCAAACAGAACCAAAGTAGGACTTCTGTAGGCACAGATGAGGAATCTGACGTTACACAAGAAGATGAAAGAGATGGTCAGTATTTTGAACCAGTAGTACCTTTACCTGACCTCGTAGAAATAACAAGTGGTGAAGAAAATGAGCAGGTTGTCTTCAGCCATCGTGCTAAACTTTATAGATATGATAAAGATGCTAATCAGTGGAAGGAGAGGGGTATCGGAGACATAAAGATCTTGCAAAACTATGACACTAAACAAGTTCGTGTAGTCATGCGAAGGGACCAGGTATTAAAGCTTTGTGCCAATCACAGAATAACCTCAGACATGAACATCCAGCCAATGAAAGGCACAGAGCGAGCCTGGGTATGGACCGCATGTGACTTTGCTGAAGGGGAACGGAAAGTAGAGCACTTGGCTGTGCGATTTAAGCTGCAAGATGTTGCTGACTCATTTAAGCAGATCTTTGAGGAAGCAAAACATGCTCAAGAAAAAGACACCTTAATCACACCACTCTCTTCGCGGGCCAATACTCCAAAGGAATCGCCATGTGGAAAGATTGCTGTTGCAGTACTTGAAGAAACCACCAGGGAGAGAACTGATTTAAAGCAGGATGAAGAAATAGTTACACAAACTGCAGAGACTTCACCAACGGCAGGCACTTCTGAGACGCCGACGAAAGCAGTGGTTTCGCCACCCAAATTTGTCTTTGGCTCAGAATCTGTCAAAAGTATTTTTAGCAATGAAAAATCAAAGCCTTTCACATTTGGAAACACGTCAGCAACGGGATCTCTCTTTGGCTTCAGCTTTAACGCTTCTCCCAAGAGTAAAAGCGATAGCTCAGTGTGTCATAGCACAAAACAGCGAGAAGCAGATGGCACATATGATGCCTGCAAAGGTGCTGAGCATCAGGAAAGTGATGCTACTGTTTGGAAACACTCTGATGGCAAAGGAGAAAGTCAAGTGGCTACCTCCAAGGCAGAAGGACTTCCTAATTTTTCATTTAAAACACTAGAAAAAG TTGAGATTAAGAAGGAGCCAGATGATACTGCCACTTCAGACGATGTTTTGATTGTATATGAGTTAACACCCACGCCTGAGCAAAGAGCTCTTGCAGACTCCCTTAAGTTACCTCCAACATTCTTCTGCTACCAGAATGAACCTGGGTATCTgagtgaagatgatgatgatg ATGAGGACTATGAAACAGCCGTGAAGAAGCTCAATGGAAAGTTGTATCCTGATAAACCTAAAAAACATGCACAGCTGAAAGAAACTGATACAA CTGTTGAAGGAGAAAATGAAGCAGAATGTGGGAGCGAGTGTTTTCTTGTGTGGGAGAAGAAACCAACTcctgaagaaaaggctaaagcagAAACCCTGAAGCTTCCTCCAACCTTTCTGTGTGGTATTGGCAGTGACACTGATGAAGACAATAACTTAGAAGACTTTCAAACAGAACTTAGAAAAGTCCAAGAAAGGAAT GAAGCTCAAGTAGAAGAAGTAACCAGTTCAACTGATGATGTGTGCTCCATTAAGAAAGAACAGCCTGCTGAAGCAGTCAGTAGAGCTGAAGAACCAGATTCTACCACTGAACCTATATACACTATACAGACGTTATTAGCAGCAGATGACAAACCTGTTGACTtgtcaacaaaaaaagaaagtgatGCCAGTTCTACAAACCAAG AAAGCAAACCTTTCTCATTTGCCCTTGGCAACATACCTGGCTTGTCTTTTGCTGATCTGGCTTCAAATAATTCTGGAGATTTTGCTTTTGGTTCTAAAG CAGACAAAAACTTCAAGTGGGCAAATACAGGAGCAACTGTGTTTGGCGGACAAGTGGCCACTAAAGGTGACAATGAAGATGATGGAAGTGATGAAGAAGTTGTACATAGCGATGATATTCATTTTGAACCAATTGTATCACTACCTGAG GTTGAGGTGAAGTCaggagaagaagatgaagaaattctCTTCAAAGAGAGGGCAAAACTCTACAGATGGGACAGAGACGTCAATCAGTGGAAAGAACGTGGTGTGGGAGAAATAAAGATCCTCTACCATACACAGAATAAATGGTATAGAATCTTAATGAGAAGGGACCAAGTTTTCAAAGTCTGTGCAAATCATATGATTACAAAAATGATGGATCTAAAGCCCTTGAATACTTCAAACAATGCTATGGTTTGGACTGCAACAGATTATGCCG ATGGTGAAGCTAAGATAGAACAGCTTGCTGTCAGATTTAAAAGCCAAGAGCTGGCTGATTCCTTCAAGAGGAAATTTGAAGAATGTCAACAAAGCTTGTCAGAGTTACAGAAGGGTCATGTTTCTCTGGCGGCAGAATTGTCAAAGGAATCTAACCCTATAGTATATCTTGAAGTTTCAGCTGATGACGAACCTCTAGGTCATGTAACCATAGAATTGTTTTCTAATATTGTTCCGCGAACTGCTGAGAACTTCAGGGCGTTATGCACAGGAGAAAAAGGATTTGGATTCCGAAATTCCATATTTCATAGAATAATTCCAGATTTTATCTGTCAA GGAGGTGATATCACCAGACAAGATGGTACGGGTGGCCAGTCCATTTATGGAGAAGCATTTGAAGATGAAAACTTTGAAATAAAACACACTGGCCCTGGCTTACTGTCGATGGCAAATCGTGGCAGAGACACCAATAATTCCCAATTCTTTATCACTCTCAAAAAAGCAGAGCACTTGGACTTTAAACATGTTGTTTTTGGGTTTGTAAAGGATGGGATGGATGTCGTGAAAAAAATAGAATCTTTTGGCTCACCTAAAGGAGTAGTGTCAAAAAGAATTTCGATTACAGACTGTGGTCAGATATAA